One region of Clostridiales bacterium genomic DNA includes:
- a CDS encoding MobC family plasmid mobilization relaxosome protein, translated as MAKRKRDVPVLFWVSAEELELIHQKMQQYGTENLSAYLRKMALDGYVVKLELPELKELVSLMRRSSNNLNQLTRKVHETGRVYNADLEDISQRQEQLWEGVKEILTQLSKLS; from the coding sequence ATGGCAAAGCGCAAGCGGGATGTGCCGGTTTTGTTTTGGGTGTCCGCAGAAGAACTGGAACTGATCCATCAAAAGATGCAGCAATACGGGACAGAGAATTTGAGCGCTTATCTGCGGAAAATGGCGCTGGATGGTTATGTGGTCAAGCTGGAACTGCCAGAGCTGAAGGAGTTGGTCTCCCTGATGCGCCGAAGCAGCAACAACTTGAACCAGCTGACCCGCAAAGTGCATGAGACCGGGCGGGTTTATAATGCTGACTTGGAGGATATATCCCAGCGGCAGGAACAACTGTGGGAGGGTGTGAAGGAAATCCTTACCCAACTCTCCAAACTTTCATAA
- a CDS encoding CD1845 family protein codes for MKILKCLLMIVTAPVVLVLTLFVWLCTGLIYISGLVLGLLSTVIALLGVAVLITYSPQNGVILLVMAFLISPMGLPLAAIWLLGKVQSLKFAIQDWVYG; via the coding sequence ATGAAGATTTTGAAATGTCTGCTGATGATCGTAACTGCACCGGTCGTTTTGGTGTTGACGCTTTTTGTCTGGCTCTGCACGGGGCTGATCTACATATCCGGTCTGGTGCTTGGTCTACTAAGCACGGTAATTGCTCTGCTTGGCGTGGCTGTGCTGATTACCTATTCCCCGCAGAATGGTGTGATTTTGCTGGTTATGGCATTTTTGATTAGCCCGATGGGGCTGCCGCTGGCTGCGATCTGGCTACTGGGAAAGGTGCAGAGTTTGAAATTTGCGATACAGGATTGGGTGTATGGGTAA
- a CDS encoding DUF3849 domain-containing protein, with protein MNTNDLNTALYEKMAAEQDKFRDWLKSQPPEEVLNHAYEYTIREDIVMAIEELELTDTQAQALLESSLPLADVYRYFEKLETGHMDVIRDSIENRADDVCRAKEELRTTPIYPHSAAYAREHGELEQYRASNNVNRQCKESIEAAVREHFDGMYLSHDAAKGVIETYGMERVSMVLSNTVQLQDWDGRYSRRNKEWAKTIPNDNPETVRCGYALNSHPAVLDGFIDLVREEQQRSRTQREKLEPSRHSVRDKLKQELPAHKSAAPKKREPER; from the coding sequence ATGAATACTAACGATCTGAATACAGCTCTTTATGAAAAGATGGCTGCCGAACAGGACAAGTTCCGGGACTGGCTGAAAAGCCAGCCCCCGGAAGAAGTCTTAAACCATGCCTATGAGTACACCATCCGCGAGGACATCGTGATGGCAATAGAGGAACTGGAGTTGACCGACACCCAGGCTCAGGCACTTTTGGAATCTTCTTTGCCGCTGGCGGATGTGTACCGCTACTTTGAAAAGCTGGAGACCGGTCACATGGATGTGATCCGGGACAGCATTGAGAACCGTGCCGACGATGTGTGCAGAGCTAAAGAGGAACTGCGAACAACACCGATCTATCCCCATTCAGCTGCCTATGCGAGAGAACATGGGGAGCTGGAGCAGTACCGAGCTTCCAACAATGTAAATCGCCAATGCAAGGAGTCTATTGAAGCGGCGGTGCGGGAGCACTTCGACGGAATGTATCTCAGCCACGATGCGGCAAAGGGTGTGATCGAGACCTATGGCATGGAGCGTGTGTCCATGGTTCTGTCTAACACGGTCCAGCTTCAGGACTGGGATGGGCGTTACTCCCGACGCAACAAAGAATGGGCCAAGACCATTCCCAACGATAATCCCGAAACCGTCCGTTGTGGTTATGCCTTAAACAGCCACCCTGCTGTGCTGGATGGTTTTATTGATCTGGTGCGTGAAGAACAGCAGCGCAGCCGTACCCAGAGAGAAAAACTGGAACCGTCCCGTCACTCAGTGCGGGATAAGCTCAAACAGGAGCTGCCCGCCCATAAGTCTGCCGCCCCGAAAAAACGGGAGCCGGAGCGATAA
- a CDS encoding SNF2-related protein, with protein MGGNTDRQRERVVAAFEKQKTTAEIAEILKTLYHGGNGVGSVSAWYAEDGIHLSHGKSVRYDRSAQVISWERAAERIGELLESGQFASNVELAEAAGYERSLLSEKLWHLYHDLSEDARKAGYLSCLSEIKGNGFPEETRRLTEKLSEPAFRQTLKEEYAAFWTAYQQDRDLLRFHYHRPREIWENLKDLDLPRRTFSSELSQVPTVQHFITEDEIDAAMTGGSSFAGGKGRIYAFFMENHTDKEKVRFLKDEYGIGGRSHALSGATHSGEDHDGKGLHYKKQDCPDVHLNWEKVSKRITSLVKKGRYLTEQEQAQYDKIQAEKDLAEEDAIQAQQPEIEEETPKPTLREQFEQYKPVVTAAISEDVAYRNACGHSDRENAVIEGNAAVRRAVLGSKDMELIRLYSDVPEFRQRLHREVIDETYPKLHELLRPLSQEDIDTALCAWNGNIESKHAVVRYMKDHAREKDTAAWLAQEYGGSNSPFVVRAGSPEETQLPWPKVQRRLAQLIQEDRFYTEEEQDRFDNIDPIAIREALEERGIVNGQVADPEKLDNDPFIQQVMSDAEQIAAAETEQTSEVSISDEEYDAVRRPTPQRTSYDPAAPVYAVGDTVYIEDDAYQITELREDTVQLLPTGMVYPIYRAERKEQFEQLLRADRRNAYYTEFLPIDPDKADQDLRDVLAHGLMDEADKQQLSTLLQSGRSNSEIAYWLSRAYPHEIETLNLETGDIADYRTTAQGMELEVLDAEEKRLAVLYFRWDEVAPLLRGMYARQQDGFGQEQPQPATESPTFHSETMAVYPGDKNHLPYDVVVERLHIEEPEPPAPVTEPEKTFEEVLDEHPVSIQVNGQWQTFPNAKAAEEASYEEYKANLRRNAQNFRITDEHLGEGGPKAKFQANVNAIRLLKELESAGQQASPEQQEILSRYVGWGGLSDAFDPEKPAWVSEYAQLKELLTPEEYAAARSSTLNAHYTSPTVIQAIYEAVGRMGFETGNILEPSMGVGNFFGMLPEEMRNSRLYGVELDPVSGRIAKQLYPKADITVGGFETTDRRDFFDLAIGNVPFGQYQVNDKAYNKLNFNIHNYFFAKALNQVRPGGVVAFVTSRYTMDAKDSTVRRYLAQRAELLGAIRLPNDAFKKNAGAEVVSDIIFLQKRDRPLDIAPEWTQTGQTEDGFAINRYFIDHPEMVLGRQEPVSTAHGMDYTVNPIEGLELSDQLHDAVKYIHGTYQEAELPELGEGEAIDTSIPADPNVKNYSYAIVDGQVYYRENSRMVRPDLNATAEARVKGLVGLRDCVQELIDLQMDAAVPDSTITQKQAELNSLYDSFSAKYGLINDRANRLAYADDSSYYLLCALEVIDEDGKLERKADMFTKRTIKPHQAVATVDTASEALAVSISEKACVDMSYMSRLTGKTKEELAGELQGVIFRVPGQLEKDGTPHYVTADEYLSGNVRRKLRQAQRAAQQNLSFAVNVEALTAAQPKDLDASEIEVRLGATWIDKEYIQQFMYETFNTPFYLQRSIEVNYSSFTAEWQIKGKSSVSYNDVAAYTTYGTSRANAYKILEDSLNLRDVRIYDTIEDADGKERRVLNAKETTLAAQKQQAIREAFRDWIWRDPERRQTLVRQYNEEMNSTRPREYDGSHITFGGMNPAITLREHQKSAIAHVLYGGNTLLAHEVGAGKTFEMVAAAMEAKRLGLCQKSLFVVPNHLTEQWASEFLRLYPSANILVTTKKDFETHNRKKFCARIATGDYDAIIMGHSQFERIPVSRERQERLLYEQIDEITEGIAEVQASGGERFTVKQLERTRKSLEARLEKLQAEGRKDDVVTFEQLGVDRLFVDEAHNYKNLFLYTKMRNVAGLSTSDAQKSSDMFAKCRYMDEITGNRGVIFATGTPVSNSMTELYTMQRYLQYERLQELNMTHFDCWASRFGETVTALELAPEGTGYRARTRFSKFFNLPELMNLFKEVADIKTADQLNLPTPEVEYHNIVAQPTEHQQEMVKALSERASLVHSGTVDPSQDNMLKITSDGRKLGLDQRIVNQMLPDEPGTKVNQCVDNIMQIWRDGKADKLTQLVFCDISTPQAKAPASKAAKTLDNPLLHALEGAVPLPEQEPAFTVYDDIRQKLIAQGMPADQIAFIHEANTEVRKKELFSKVRTGQVRVLLGSTAKMGAGTNVQDRLVALHDLDCPWRPGDLAQRKGRIERQGNKNPLVHVYRYVTEGTFDAYLWQTVENKQKFISQIMTSKSPVRSCDDVDETALSFAEIKALCAGDPRIKERMDLDVEVSRLKLMKADHQSKQYRLEDQLLKYFPEEIEKHKGFIKGFESDLEVLAAHPHPEDGFAGMEIRGDLLTDKENAGAALLDACKEVKTSDPVQIGSYRGYAMSVEFFAWKQEYTLLLKGQMTHRATLGTDPRGNLTRIDNALTQMPQRLEAAKAQLDNLYQQQAAAKEEVGKPFLYEEELTSKNARLVELDTLLNIDGKGQAHTESVVAKSTRTSVLDNLKRPVQPRSTDKKPKQHEEVR; from the coding sequence AAAGACGAGTATGGCATTGGCGGACGCTCTCATGCCCTGTCCGGCGCAACACACAGCGGCGAAGATCACGATGGGAAAGGACTGCACTATAAAAAGCAGGACTGCCCGGATGTTCACTTGAACTGGGAAAAGGTTTCCAAGCGCATTACCTCACTTGTCAAGAAAGGTCGCTATCTTACCGAACAGGAACAAGCGCAGTATGACAAGATCCAGGCTGAAAAGGATCTGGCAGAAGAAGATGCCATTCAAGCCCAGCAGCCGGAGATAGAGGAAGAAACGCCAAAGCCTACCCTTCGGGAGCAGTTTGAGCAGTATAAGCCTGTGGTGACTGCCGCCATATCTGAGGATGTGGCATATCGAAATGCCTGCGGTCATTCCGACCGTGAAAATGCTGTCATCGAGGGCAATGCCGCTGTGCGCCGTGCGGTTCTTGGCTCTAAGGATATGGAGCTGATCCGCCTTTATTCGGATGTGCCGGAGTTCCGCCAGCGCCTGCACCGGGAAGTGATCGACGAAACCTATCCAAAGCTCCATGAGCTTCTGCGCCCTCTTTCTCAGGAAGATATTGATACTGCCCTTTGTGCATGGAACGGCAATATCGAGAGTAAACACGCTGTCGTCCGCTATATGAAAGACCATGCAAGAGAGAAGGATACCGCTGCATGGCTGGCTCAGGAATACGGTGGCAGCAACAGCCCGTTCGTTGTCCGTGCCGGAAGCCCGGAGGAAACACAGCTGCCCTGGCCGAAGGTACAGCGCAGGCTTGCCCAGCTGATTCAGGAGGACCGGTTCTATACCGAAGAAGAACAGGATCGTTTTGACAATATCGACCCTATCGCCATCCGGGAAGCCCTGGAGGAAAGAGGGATCGTCAACGGACAGGTGGCAGACCCGGAAAAACTGGACAATGACCCGTTTATCCAACAGGTGATGTCGGATGCCGAGCAGATCGCAGCTGCCGAGACAGAACAGACTTCCGAGGTTTCCATTTCTGATGAGGAATATGATGCAGTTCGCCGCCCGACTCCGCAAAGAACCTCCTATGATCCTGCCGCCCCGGTTTATGCCGTGGGCGATACCGTGTATATCGAGGATGACGCCTATCAGATCACCGAGCTGCGGGAGGACACCGTGCAGCTTCTGCCTACCGGCATGGTATATCCCATCTATCGGGCAGAGCGCAAAGAACAGTTCGAGCAGCTGCTTCGGGCAGACCGCCGCAATGCTTACTATACCGAGTTTCTTCCCATTGACCCGGACAAGGCAGATCAAGACCTGCGGGATGTATTGGCCCATGGACTGATGGATGAAGCGGATAAACAGCAGCTTTCCACGCTACTGCAATCTGGCAGGAGCAACAGTGAGATCGCCTACTGGCTGAGCAGAGCCTACCCTCATGAGATTGAGACCCTGAATCTGGAGACCGGCGATATTGCCGATTACCGTACCACGGCACAGGGCATGGAGCTGGAAGTCCTGGACGCAGAGGAAAAGCGTCTGGCTGTGCTGTATTTCCGCTGGGATGAGGTTGCGCCTTTGCTGCGCGGGATGTATGCCCGTCAGCAGGACGGCTTTGGACAGGAACAGCCCCAACCGGCTACCGAATCCCCGACCTTCCATTCCGAGACCATGGCCGTCTATCCGGGCGATAAGAACCATCTACCTTATGATGTGGTGGTGGAACGGTTGCATATTGAGGAGCCGGAGCCGCCAGCCCCTGTAACAGAGCCGGAGAAAACCTTTGAGGAAGTGCTGGATGAACACCCGGTTTCCATTCAGGTCAACGGCCAGTGGCAGACCTTCCCCAATGCCAAAGCTGCCGAGGAAGCCTCCTATGAGGAATACAAGGCTAACCTGCGCCGCAATGCACAGAACTTCCGCATTACCGATGAGCATTTGGGTGAAGGCGGTCCAAAAGCCAAGTTCCAGGCAAATGTTAATGCCATTCGTTTGCTGAAAGAGCTGGAATCTGCCGGACAGCAGGCAAGCCCCGAACAACAGGAGATTCTTTCCCGTTATGTGGGCTGGGGCGGTCTTTCAGATGCCTTTGACCCGGAAAAACCGGCATGGGTTTCCGAGTATGCCCAGCTGAAAGAGTTGCTGACCCCGGAGGAATATGCCGCCGCCAGAAGCTCTACCCTCAATGCCCATTACACTAGCCCTACGGTTATTCAGGCAATCTATGAAGCGGTGGGGCGCATGGGCTTTGAGACCGGAAATATTTTGGAGCCATCTATGGGTGTGGGCAACTTCTTCGGTATGCTGCCGGAGGAAATGAGAAACAGCCGTCTATACGGTGTGGAGCTGGACCCGGTTTCCGGGCGCATCGCAAAGCAGCTCTATCCCAAGGCGGACATCACAGTAGGCGGCTTTGAGACCACTGACAGGCGGGACTTCTTTGACCTTGCCATCGGCAATGTGCCTTTTGGTCAGTATCAGGTCAATGACAAAGCCTACAACAAGCTGAATTTCAACATTCATAATTACTTTTTCGCCAAAGCATTGAATCAGGTGCGTCCCGGCGGTGTGGTAGCTTTTGTGACCTCCCGCTATACCATGGATGCCAAGGATTCCACCGTGCGCCGCTATCTTGCCCAGCGTGCCGAGCTACTGGGAGCGATCCGTCTGCCTAATGACGCGTTCAAAAAGAATGCCGGTGCCGAGGTTGTATCGGACATCATCTTTCTCCAAAAGCGGGACCGTCCGCTGGACATTGCACCAGAGTGGACGCAGACCGGACAAACGGAGGATGGGTTTGCCATCAACCGGTATTTTATCGACCACCCGGAAATGGTGCTGGGCAGACAGGAGCCGGTAAGCACTGCTCATGGTATGGATTACACCGTGAACCCTATCGAGGGACTGGAGCTTTCCGATCAGCTGCATGATGCTGTGAAGTACATTCATGGCACTTATCAGGAGGCAGAGCTGCCGGAGCTGGGCGAAGGCGAAGCCATTGACACCTCCATTCCTGCCGACCCAAATGTGAAGAACTATTCCTATGCCATTGTAGACGGGCAGGTGTACTATCGGGAAAACAGCCGCATGGTGCGCCCTGACCTCAACGCCACCGCCGAAGCCCGTGTAAAAGGTCTTGTGGGACTGCGTGATTGTGTGCAGGAACTGATCGACCTTCAGATGGATGCAGCGGTTCCAGACAGCACCATTACCCAAAAGCAGGCGGAACTGAACAGCCTCTATGACAGCTTTTCTGCAAAATATGGCCTTATCAATGACCGTGCAAACCGACTGGCCTATGCAGATGATTCTTCCTATTACCTGCTCTGTGCGCTGGAAGTCATCGACGAGGACGGAAAGCTGGAGCGCAAGGCGGATATGTTCACCAAACGGACCATCAAGCCCCATCAGGCAGTGGCTACTGTGGATACGGCAAGCGAAGCACTGGCGGTGTCCATCTCGGAAAAAGCCTGCGTAGATATGAGCTATATGAGTCGGCTTACCGGAAAAACAAAAGAAGAACTGGCCGGAGAGCTGCAAGGCGTGATCTTCCGTGTACCGGGACAGTTGGAGAAAGACGGCACACCCCATTATGTGACTGCTGATGAATACCTTTCCGGCAATGTACGCCGCAAACTGCGTCAGGCACAGAGGGCGGCACAGCAGAACCTTTCTTTTGCAGTCAATGTGGAAGCCCTTACCGCCGCCCAGCCCAAAGACCTGGATGCGTCGGAAATCGAGGTGCGTCTGGGCGCTACCTGGATTGACAAGGAGTACATCCAGCAGTTTATGTACGAGACCTTCAACACCCCGTTTTATCTCCAGCGCAGCATTGAGGTCAACTATTCCTCCTTCACTGCTGAATGGCAGATCAAGGGGAAATCTTCTGTATCCTACAACGATGTGGCAGCTTACACTACCTATGGAACCAGCCGCGCCAATGCTTATAAGATTTTGGAGGACAGCCTGAACCTGCGGGATGTCCGTATCTATGACACCATAGAGGACGCAGACGGAAAAGAGCGCCGCGTACTAAACGCCAAGGAGACCACTCTGGCTGCCCAAAAACAGCAGGCTATCCGGGAAGCCTTTAGGGACTGGATCTGGAGAGACCCGGAGCGACGCCAGACTTTGGTGCGCCAGTATAACGAGGAAATGAACTCTACCCGTCCCCGCGAGTATGATGGCAGCCATATCACTTTTGGCGGCATGAACCCGGCCATTACCCTGCGGGAACACCAGAAAAGCGCCATCGCCCATGTGCTGTATGGCGGAAATACCCTGCTGGCACACGAAGTAGGCGCAGGCAAAACCTTTGAGATGGTGGCCGCTGCGATGGAAGCCAAACGCCTGGGCTTGTGCCAGAAATCTCTCTTTGTGGTTCCCAACCACCTGACTGAGCAGTGGGCATCGGAGTTTCTGCGCCTCTATCCTTCTGCCAACATCTTAGTCACAACCAAAAAGGACTTTGAGACCCATAACCGCAAGAAGTTCTGCGCCCGTATTGCGACCGGTGACTACGACGCCATCATCATGGGACACAGTCAGTTTGAGCGTATCCCCGTCAGCCGGGAGCGTCAGGAACGGCTTCTCTATGAGCAGATCGACGAGATCACCGAGGGCATCGCAGAGGTGCAGGCCAGCGGCGGCGAGCGTTTTACCGTCAAGCAGCTGGAGCGTACCAGAAAGTCTCTGGAAGCCAGACTGGAAAAGCTGCAAGCCGAGGGGCGAAAAGATGATGTGGTAACTTTTGAGCAGCTGGGTGTGGACCGGCTGTTTGTGGACGAGGCCCACAACTACAAGAACCTGTTTTTATACACAAAAATGCGGAATGTGGCTGGTCTTTCCACATCGGACGCGCAGAAATCCTCCGATATGTTTGCCAAGTGCCGCTATATGGATGAGATCACCGGAAACCGTGGCGTGATCTTTGCCACCGGCACACCGGTCAGCAACTCCATGACCGAGCTTTACACCATGCAGCGTTATCTTCAATATGAACGCCTGCAAGAGCTGAACATGACCCACTTCGACTGCTGGGCTTCCCGATTTGGGGAGACCGTCACAGCATTGGAGCTGGCACCGGAAGGCACCGGCTACCGGGCAAGAACGAGATTCAGCAAGTTCTTTAATCTGCCGGAGCTGATGAACCTGTTCAAAGAAGTGGCCGACATCAAGACTGCCGATCAGTTAAATCTCCCTACCCCGGAAGTGGAGTACCACAACATCGTGGCGCAGCCTACCGAACATCAGCAGGAAATGGTCAAAGCTCTTTCGGAGCGTGCATCGCTGGTACACAGTGGAACTGTTGACCCGTCCCAGGATAACATGCTCAAGATTACCTCGGATGGCCGTAAGCTGGGGCTTGACCAGAGAATCGTCAACCAGATGCTGCCGGACGAACCTGGCACAAAGGTCAATCAGTGTGTGGACAACATCATGCAGATCTGGCGGGACGGCAAAGCTGACAAGCTGACCCAGCTGGTGTTCTGCGACATTTCTACACCGCAGGCAAAAGCTCCTGCAAGCAAGGCGGCGAAAACGCTGGATAATCCACTGCTTCACGCATTGGAAGGCGCTGTGCCTCTGCCGGAGCAGGAGCCGGCCTTTACGGTATATGACGATATTCGTCAGAAACTTATTGCCCAGGGGATGCCTGCCGACCAGATCGCTTTTATCCATGAAGCCAATACCGAAGTGCGGAAAAAGGAGCTGTTCTCTAAAGTCCGTACCGGTCAGGTTCGTGTCCTCTTAGGCAGCACCGCCAAGATGGGCGCAGGCACCAATGTGCAGGACCGTCTGGTGGCACTTCATGACCTGGACTGTCCGTGGAGACCGGGAGACCTTGCCCAGCGCAAGGGTCGTATCGAGCGTCAGGGTAACAAGAATCCTCTTGTCCATGTGTACCGCTATGTGACAGAAGGAACCTTTGATGCATACCTCTGGCAGACGGTGGAGAATAAGCAGAAATTCATTTCCCAGATTATGACTTCTAAATCGCCGGTGCGTTCCTGCGATGATGTGGATGAAACAGCCCTCAGTTTTGCCGAGATCAAGGCTCTGTGTGCCGGAGATCCCCGCATCAAGGAGCGTATGGATTTGGATGTGGAGGTATCCCGCCTGAAGCTGATGAAAGCCGACCACCAGAGCAAGCAATATCGTCTGGAGGACCAGCTGCTCAAATACTTCCCGGAGGAGATTGAAAAGCACAAAGGCTTTATCAAGGGCTTTGAATCTGACCTGGAGGTTTTGGCAGCACACCCGCACCCGGAGGACGGTTTTGCCGGTATGGAGATTCGTGGAGACCTGCTGACCGATAAGGAGAACGCCGGTGCAGCCCTTTTGGATGCCTGCAAGGAGGTCAAAACCTCCGATCCGGTGCAGATCGGCAGCTACCGGGGTTATGCCATGTCCGTGGAATTTTTCGCTTGGAAACAGGAATATACGCTCCTGCTGAAAGGACAGATGACCCACAGGGCAACCCTTGGTACAGACCCTCGCGGAAATCTTACCCGTATCGACAATGCCCTCACTCAGATGCCCCAGCGTCTGGAGGCGGCAAAGGCACAGCTGGATAACCTCTATCAGCAGCAGGCTGCCGCAAAGGAGGAAGTCGGAAAGCCATTCCTTTATGAAGAAGAACTGACAAGCAAAAACGCCCGTCTAGTGGAGTTGGATACCCTGCTCAACATCGACGGAAAGGGGCAGGCACACACCGAGTCTGTTGTTGCCAAAAGCACACGGACTTCGGTGCTGGATAACCTAAAACGCCCGGTGCAACCCCGCAGTACAGACAAGAAACCAAAACAGCATGAGGAGGTGCGATAA